The Caldisalinibacter kiritimatiensis genome segment CCTCCTCATTATGTTAAGTATTATTTAAAAATAATTATTAAACTCTCTAGAATAATAATTATTTTTAGCTAAAAAATTAAATTTTTCTTACTACTATCTTAGGACCTTCTACTTTTATTACTTTTACTTTAGCTCCCTTTTCTATAAAACTTCCCTCTGAAACAGCATCTACCCTTTCACCTTCAATCTCTATTGTGCCAGATGGTCTTAGAAAAGTAATAACTATCCCCTCTTTACCTATGTACTCTTTCGTTAACTTCACACCACTATACCCTATCTCTTTTTCCTGTTTAGTTCTTAAAATTATTCTATCTAAGTAAGGACTTTTATATCCCTGTTTAATAAGTACATATGCTGTTAATATAGTTAATATTAAAGCAACAGCAATTGACAATATGCCAGTACGTACTGACCCTGCTGCTAATATTATACTTGCTCCAATACATATTAATCCACCTATGCCTGGTATCCCAAAACCTGGAGCAGCTGCTTCTATTAATAATAAAACAACTCCTGCTGCAAATATAACCAATACTCCCCAGCTAGAATTTCCAACTAAAATACTACCTCCAAAAAATAAAGAAAAAGCGATTAAACTCAAAGTACCTCCTGCTCCAAATCCAGGAGCAAATATTTCTACAAGCAATCCTATAAACCCAATTGATAGAAGTAATGAACTTATATAGGGATTAGTTAAGATTCGTGCAACATTAGTCCTTAAATCTGTTTTTGCTTTAACTATTTCAGCGTATTCAATATCAAAGTAGTTTAAAATTTCTCTATAGTTATTAGAAACTAGGTCTGTAAATCCTATTTCATTTGCTTCCCTGGAATTTAGGTTTAGTAATTCTCCTTTTTCTACAACCCCTTCAATTTCTATATCTTTATCTGCCATCGAACTAACTAGCACTGAGTCCCTTCCTCTACGAGTTGAAGTATCTCTTAACCAACTTAACCATAATGACATAGCCTTTTCAGTATTAGGTATTGTTTCAGCAGAACCAATTGTTGCTCCTTGGCTCATTACTATTTTTTCACAAGCAACTGTAACCAACACACCAGCAGATTCTGCTTTAGTATTTACATAAGCTATTGTAGGATAATCTATTTTCATAATTGATTCTTTTATTTCATTTGCATAATCTATACGTCCTC includes the following:
- a CDS encoding NfeD family protein; the protein is MLNKIRYIFICFSLLIIMFLSITMGFAQTGKDVYVIPIKGDINKATYQFVDSKIEEVSELNPAAIIFEIDTYGGRIDYANEIKESIMKIDYPTIAYVNTKAESAGVLVTVACEKIVMSQGATIGSAETIPNTEKAMSLWLSWLRDTSTRRGRDSVLVSSMADKDIEIEGVVEKGELLNLNSREANEIGFTDLVSNNYREILNYFDIEYAEIVKAKTDLRTNVARILTNPYISSLLLSIGFIGLLVEIFAPGFGAGGTLSLIAFSLFFGGSILVGNSSWGVLVIFAAGVVLLLIEAAAPGFGIPGIGGLICIGASIILAAGSVRTGILSIAVALILTILTAYVLIKQGYKSPYLDRIILRTKQEKEIGYSGVKLTKEYIGKEGIVITFLRPSGTIEIEGERVDAVSEGSFIEKGAKVKVIKVEGPKIVVRKI